A genomic window from Gossypium hirsutum isolate 1008001.06 chromosome D12, Gossypium_hirsutum_v2.1, whole genome shotgun sequence includes:
- the LOC121224582 gene encoding uncharacterized protein: MGNCMMKTLGSRPHLEEEEEEIGEAASTDYKKENEGKKSSIKVKIVLTKEELDLLLVKLKNKGNGGKSLEEILGEIEKARSEKLDSSWKPSLESIMEDDDIINS, from the coding sequence atgGGGAATTGTATGATGAAGACATTGGGATCAAGGCCGCAtctggaagaagaagaagaagagattgGTGAAGCAGCTTCAACTGATTATAAGAAGGAAAATGAAGGGAAGAAAAGCAGCATAAAGGTGAAGATAGTGCTTACAAAAGAGGAACTAGATTTGTTATTAGTGAAGCTGAAGAACAAGGGTAATGGTGGGAAGAGCTTAGAGGAAATTTTGGGCGAAATAGAGAAAGCAAGATCTGAGAAACTTGACTCTTCATGGAAACCTTCGTTGGAGAGTATCATGGAAGACGACGATATCATTAATTCATGA